A stretch of Terriglobia bacterium DNA encodes these proteins:
- a CDS encoding superinfection immunity protein encodes MIIAVAALFLVLYIYFLPTITAIRKNSPYKAAAIIVNILFGVTLLGWIIALILASKQPQQVVVVYNAPPPPR; translated from the coding sequence ATGATTATCGCGGTTGCTGCCTTATTCTTGGTCTTATACATATACTTCTTGCCCACCATCACTGCCATCAGAAAAAACAGCCCGTATAAGGCCGCGGCTATCATTGTTAACATCCTGTTCGGCGTTACGCTTCTCGGTTGGATTATTGCCCTGATTCTTGCCAGCAAGCAACCGCAGCAGGTAGTAGTCGTCTACAATGCTCCCCCACCACCGCGCTGA
- a CDS encoding DNA topoisomerase 3 codes for MIVVLAEKPSVARDIAAVLGANQKKDGYFEGNGYQVTYAFGHLVTIAQPEEMNPAWGQPWRIDQLPMIPAQWKYQVADRAEKQFNCIKKLFLQPNTTSIVCATDAGREGQHIFDLIYQLTGSSKPVDRLWISSLTPEAIRAGFRDLKPASAFANLSAAAAWRARADWLVGLSATRAYTLINGQTCTVGRVQTPTLALIVNRQIAIENFKPTLFYEIQAVFEPGFTAKYITPGNDPQTRLQDRAMAQAILDQISPIPSGIVVSVTTTEKTTKAPPLFDLLTLQKEANKRFGYTAQETLDVAQSLYEQYKVLSYPRTESRHLSHDMLPELPNIIRALPSDPQSDLPTESALTALEKGLKLSKTYVDDTKLTDHHAIIPTHNAAPSDLPAKHRNIYDLVARRFLSIFLPAEVRDDTTAIIELGQHSFRAFGSIIKEFGWTVLNIQSEPEKKTSDDIEPLPPLRQGQNVAKRTSQLKEGKTTPPKPYDDAGLLTAMKNAGQEIGDEDLAAYMKQSGLGTPATRAAIIEKLIAVGYIERKKKCLFPTEKGKALISQVHPTLKDVALTASWEQQLANIQGGTMPPNVFAAALTQFIQHIFPEIIATRPAMAALPNPNVYGPCPKCKTGIVRKTIKGAGCSRFKKGCNFSIWGQINGKKLTDEHIRQLATKGRTGLIKGFKKKDGSATYDACLVLTDDFTIRLEFESHARAAKTA; via the coding sequence GGAGGATAGACCAACTTCCTATGATCCCAGCTCAATGGAAGTATCAGGTCGCCGACAGAGCCGAGAAACAATTTAATTGCATTAAGAAACTCTTCCTTCAACCCAACACGACCAGCATCGTCTGTGCCACCGACGCCGGACGCGAGGGCCAGCACATCTTTGACCTCATCTATCAATTGACCGGCTCATCCAAACCTGTCGATCGCCTCTGGATCAGCTCCTTGACTCCGGAAGCCATCCGCGCCGGCTTCCGTGATCTCAAACCTGCCAGCGCCTTTGCCAATCTCTCGGCGGCCGCAGCTTGGCGAGCTCGCGCTGATTGGCTCGTAGGATTGAGCGCCACCCGCGCCTACACCTTAATCAATGGTCAAACATGCACTGTGGGCCGGGTACAAACGCCGACCCTGGCCCTTATCGTCAATCGCCAAATCGCAATTGAAAACTTCAAACCTACGCTCTTTTATGAAATCCAAGCGGTCTTCGAACCAGGGTTTACGGCCAAATACATCACTCCGGGCAATGATCCCCAAACACGCCTCCAAGACCGCGCTATGGCTCAAGCGATTCTCGACCAAATCTCGCCCATCCCAAGCGGCATCGTCGTCTCAGTTACGACCACAGAGAAAACAACCAAAGCCCCGCCTCTGTTCGACCTGCTCACGCTACAGAAAGAGGCAAACAAGCGATTCGGGTACACCGCACAAGAAACTCTCGACGTGGCCCAAAGTCTTTACGAGCAATACAAAGTGCTCTCCTATCCCCGAACCGAATCCCGCCATCTGTCGCATGACATGCTCCCGGAACTCCCGAACATCATTCGCGCTTTACCCAGCGACCCTCAAAGCGACCTTCCCACCGAGAGCGCATTGACGGCCCTTGAAAAGGGCCTCAAACTATCCAAAACTTACGTGGACGATACCAAGCTCACCGACCATCACGCCATCATTCCCACTCACAACGCCGCGCCATCCGATCTGCCAGCAAAGCACCGCAATATTTATGACCTGGTTGCAAGACGTTTCTTGAGCATCTTTCTCCCTGCCGAAGTCCGTGATGATACTACCGCCATCATCGAACTCGGCCAGCATTCATTCCGCGCCTTTGGTTCGATCATCAAGGAATTCGGCTGGACGGTGTTGAACATTCAATCCGAGCCAGAGAAAAAGACCAGCGATGACATCGAGCCTTTGCCCCCGCTGCGCCAAGGCCAAAATGTTGCCAAACGAACATCCCAACTCAAAGAAGGCAAGACCACACCGCCCAAGCCGTATGACGATGCCGGCCTCTTAACCGCCATGAAGAATGCCGGCCAGGAGATAGGCGATGAAGATCTCGCCGCCTATATGAAACAAAGCGGCTTGGGAACCCCGGCGACCCGCGCCGCTATCATCGAAAAGCTAATTGCGGTTGGCTATATCGAGCGTAAAAAGAAGTGTCTCTTCCCCACAGAGAAGGGAAAAGCACTCATCAGTCAGGTGCATCCCACCCTCAAAGACGTAGCTCTCACTGCTTCTTGGGAACAGCAGTTGGCCAACATCCAGGGCGGAACCATGCCCCCCAATGTCTTCGCCGCCGCACTCACTCAATTCATCCAGCATATCTTTCCCGAAATCATCGCTACGCGGCCAGCAATGGCTGCCCTCCCCAACCCTAACGTTTACGGGCCTTGTCCGAAATGCAAAACCGGCATAGTACGCAAGACCATCAAGGGTGCCGGTTGCTCTCGCTTCAAGAAGGGCTGCAACTTCTCCATTTGGGGACAGATCAATGGCAAGAAGCTTACCGATGAGCACATCCGCCAGCTTGCGACCAAAGGCCGCACTGGACTTATCAAAGGGTTCAAGAAGAAAGATGGAAGCGCAACCTACGATGCCTGCCTTGTGCTAACGGATGATTTCACAATCCGTCTAGAATTTGAGAGCCACGCCAGAGCAGCAAAAACAGCGTGA